A genomic segment from Calditerrivibrio sp. encodes:
- the smpB gene encoding SsrA-binding protein SmpB gives MKVLAQNRKALHDYEILETYEAGIVLTGTEVKSCKNGQINLKDSHVRIVNGEAFLLNAHISQYEHGNYTNHEPTRTRKLLLHKREINKLAGKSQEKGLTLVPLKVYLKKNRIKLEIALAKGRKTHDKRDEIRKKDLEKEFSREFKGKIKF, from the coding sequence ATGAAAGTCTTAGCTCAAAACAGAAAAGCACTTCATGACTATGAAATACTAGAAACCTATGAAGCTGGTATTGTGCTAACAGGTACTGAGGTTAAATCATGTAAAAATGGTCAAATCAACCTGAAGGATTCCCACGTACGTATAGTCAACGGAGAAGCTTTCCTCCTTAATGCCCATATCTCCCAGTATGAACATGGCAATTACACCAACCACGAGCCAACAAGAACACGTAAGCTCCTACTCCACAAAAGAGAAATCAATAAGTTAGCTGGTAAGTCACAAGAAAAGGGGCTTACTCTGGTCCCGCTTAAAGTTTATTTGAAAAAAAATAGAATAAAATTAGAGATCGCCTTGGCAAAAGGTCGAAAGACCCATGATAAAAGGGATGAAATCAGGAAAAAAGATCTAGAAAAAGAGTTCTCAAGGGAATTCAAAGGTAAAATAAAGTTCTAA